One window of Aspergillus oryzae RIB40 DNA, chromosome 3 genomic DNA carries:
- a CDS encoding lactonase family protein (predicted protein) gives MKHHLMVGTWTPPGRIYTVAFDDEALTLDLVKKTDIPEAEPISWMTFSHDKKTIYGAAMKKWNSFAVNSPTDIVHQVSHPVAGHPLAANDDTNTRAIFVLAARQAPYAVYGNPFYKYAGYGNVFSVESDGRLAKNIQNYEYEPNTGIHGMVFDPTETYLYSADLQANKIWTHRKDATTGELTLVDCIDAPSPDDHPRWVEMHPSGKYLYVLMEAGNRLGVYVIDEKRHVPVFTHITYPLLPPGLPPRNKYRGDVTFTTRSGEYLFATTRSNHFDVTGYITAFKLGPNGNIERQLFIHPTSTSGGHSNAVSPCDFSDEWLALCDDQLGFVEIYRFRDENLARVARVDIPEKGFGMNAIWYD, from the exons ATGAAGCACCATCTCATGGTCGGTACCTGGACTCCTCCAGGCCGCATCTATACTGTCGCATTTGATGATGAGGCTCTTACCCTGGACTTGGTCAAGAAGACCGATATTCCAGAGGCTGAACCCATCTCTTGGATGACCTTCTCC CACGACAAAAAGACGATTTACGGCGCGGCCATGAAAAAGTGGAACAGTTTCGCCGTCAACAGCCCCACCGATATTGTTCACCAAGTCTCCCACCCAGTCGCTGGCCACC CCCTTGCCGCCAACGACGACACCAACACCCGCGCCATCTTCGTTCTTGCCGCCCGTCAAGCCCCCTACGCTGTTTATGGAAACCCTTTCTACAAATATGCTGGATACGGCAATGTCTTCTCGGTTGAGTCTGATGGCCGTCTCGCCAAGAACATCCAGAACTACGAGTACGAACCGAATACCGGTATCCACGGCATGGTTTTTGACCCAACCGAGACCTACCTCTACTCTGCCGACCTGCAGGCGAACAAGATCTGGACCCACCGCAAGGATGCAACAACAGGCGAACTGACCTTGGTCGATTGCATTGATGCCCCCTCGCCCGATGATCACCCCCGCTGGGTTGAGATGCACCCAAGCGGAAAGTACTTGTACGTCCTGATGGAGGCGGGTAACCGACTGGGAGTATATGTTATCGATGAAAAGCGCCATGTACCTGTATTCACGCATATCACCTACCCATTGCTTCCTCCAG GCCTTCCGCCTCGCAACAAGTACCGCGGTGACGTCACTTTCACCACCCGCAGCGGCGAATATCTCTTTGCGACGACGCGCAGCAACCACTTCGATGTCACAGGCTACATCACGGCCTTCAAGCTAGGCCCGAATGGTAACATCGAACGGCAGCTATTCATCCACCCCACCTCGACCAGCGGTGGGCACTCGAATGCAGTCAGCCCTTGTGATTTCAGCGACGAATGGCTGGCGCTGTGCGATGACCAGCTAGGATTCGTGGAGATCTATCGATTCCGCGATGAGAACTTGGCTCGTGTCGCACGGGTAGATATTCCTGAAAAGGGATTCGGCATGAACGCTATTTGGTATGATTAA
- a CDS encoding uncharacterized protein (predicted protein) produces the protein MIRFAGSIHLTSHQGQDPILKCIVDLWAKHRVIVKDLFSYEKDCLEHEVNDSAIFNAIQVLQRELNVSLATAKEAARNIQLETEREMHGLYKEILGRTGTYSPEARYVRALVESLAGNVFYSSTAERNAMPLLA, from the exons ATGATCCGTTTCGCAGGCTCTATCCACCTCACCTCTCATCAAGGCCAGGATCCCATACTGAAATGTATCGTGGATCTCTGGGCAAAACACCGGGTCATTGTCAAGGATCTTTTTTCATACGAGAAAGACTGTCTCGAGCACGAGGTTAATGACTCCGCAATTTTCAACGCCATACAGGTCTTACAAAGAGAGCTTAATGTATCTCTTGCAACGGCCAAAGAGGCTGCGCGTAACATCCAGCTGGAAACGGAACGAGAGATGCACGGACTTTACAAGGAGATCCTGGGTAGGACAGGTACTTATAGCCCGGAGGCCCGATACGTCAGGGCGCTTGTCGAAAGCCTGGCCGGAAATGTATTTTATTCGTCCACTGCGGAGAGAAATGCTATGCCTTTGCTTG CTTGA
- a CDS encoding putative alpha/beta hydrolase (predicted hydrolases or acyltransferases (alpha/beta hydrolase superfamily)), with protein sequence MATPGLLYVTMQPRDSLPAAQFHDWYNTEHGPLRLRLPFVTNGFRYRAVDGIEPEWVAPYDITDMVELTRETYLALRGDGVKTPREKATMAQIDVDRRLYDLLHDHKASDYKPVEDIPDTEAAGSVLVSALVTVPADKEEDLQKWYREEHFPMLARVPGWRRSRLFTTSSIDPKAAREFLCLYEYSAINGLGGPEHKAAMDTPWRNRLMNDPATSKKRRVYQWAYTFGPAPRELSSLAHKDVAGPWASNDGRTRTFPSPTRPAVESFITTPDGVDLPYRLEGSTDPHSPVIVLSNSILVDYTIWDSFVDAFLSNPKNQNFRILRYLTRGRLRECGEKPINIDLLASDIIALLDALRIPKATLIGVSLGGVTVLNTSLLYPDRVTRFISCDTNSSAPESNLKAWNDRVAMAESDGAVSATTHEPIIGEQLSEATTRRWFVPESYETQPEVPARVKEIVRNNSLDGFRKGVQALCAYDVRDRMAQAQVPGLFVAGEGDGVLPKTMQQMANDLKGGAELKLVPKAGHLPMAEQPAAFTEIVNGYLHA encoded by the coding sequence ATGGCGACCCCCGGCCTTCTTTACGTGACGATGCAACCCCGCGATTCCCTCCCCGCGGCCCAGTTCCACGACTGGTACAACACCGAACACGGCCCCCTACGTCTCCGACTGCCCTTTGTCACTAATGGCTTCCGCTACCGTGCCGTCGACGGCATCGAGCCGGAGTGGGTGGCTCCGTACGACATTACCGACATGGTGGAGCTGACACGCGAGACTTACTTGGCTCTCCGTGGGGATGGCGTGAAGACCCCACGTGAAAAGGCTACCATGGCCCAGATTGACGTTGATCGTCGCCTttatgatcttctccatgaccATAAAGCCTCCGACTACAAGCCTGTCGAGGATATACCCGACACTGAAGCCGCCGGCTCGGTACTTGTCTCTGCCTTGGTCACCGTTCCCGccgacaaggaagaggaccTCCAGAAGTGGTATCGTGAAGAACACTTCCCTATGCTAGCACGTGTACCAGGCTGGCGTCGCAGCCGCCTCTTCACCACATCATCGATCGACCCCAAAGCAGCCCGAGAATTCCTATGCCTCTATGAATACAGCGCGATCAACGGCTTGGGTGGCCCGGAACACAAAGCTGCGATGGATACCCCGTGGCGCAACCGCCTCATGAATGATCCTGCTACGAGCAAGAAGCGGCGCGTGTACCAGTGGGCTTACACATTTGGTCCAGCGCCCCGCGAATTGTCTTCTCTGGCCCATAAGGATGTCGCCGGACCTTGGGCTTCCAACGACGGTCGCACCAGAACGTTTCCTTCCCCAACCCGCCCGGCCGTCGAGTCGTTCATTACCACTCCGGACGGTGTCGATCTCCCATACCGCCTAGAGGGCAGCACTGATCCTCATAGCCCCGTCATTGTCCTTAGCAACTCCATCCTCGTCGACTATACCATCTGGGACAGCTTCGTGGATGCCTTCCTCTCGAACCCTAAGAACCAGAACTTCCGGATCCTTCGGTACCTGACCCGTGGCCGTCTCCGCGAGTGTGGGGAGAAGCCCATCAACATTGACCTCCTGGCCTCGGACATCATCGCGCTCCTCGATGCTTTGCGAATCCCCAAGGCGACTCTGATTGGTGTCAGTCTGGGTGGCGTGACCGTTCTCAACACATCCTTGCTGTACCCGGATCGCGTGACGCGCTTTATTTCCTGCGATACAAACAGCTCGGCGCCCGAATCCAACCTCAAAGCCTGGAACGACCGCGTCGCCATGGCCGAGAGCGACGGTGCAGTGTCGGCCACCACTCACGAGCCGATTATTGGTGAGCAGCTGTCTGAAGCTACCACCCGTCGGTGGTTCGTGCCTGAATCATACGAGACGCAGCCGGAAGTTCCCGCGAGGGTAAAGGAGATCGTGCGCAACAACAGTCTGGACGGTTTCCGGAAGGGTGTGCAAGCACTCTGCGCATATGACGTTCGGGACCGTATGGCTCAAGCACAGGTGCCTGGGTTGTTTGTCGCGGGCGAGGGAGACGGTGTCCTGCCCAAGACGATGCAACAGATGGCCAATGATCTGAAGGGTGGCGCCGAGCTGAAATTAGTTCCCAAGGCCGGACATCTGCCTATGGCCGAGCAACCAGCGGCCTTCACTGAAATTGTCAACGGATACCTTCACGCGTAA
- a CDS encoding putative integral membrane protein (predicted protein) — protein MSVAVVTVILRCYVRGWLVKAFGWDDGAMVVALLFYVMFSACMIGGSVWGTGRRYKDLTAVQRVTAMRYWWLCEIAYCFASVGGKISICIFLMRITVKREHIWSLYIVMILTVIAGLVFMFLMLLQCKPLEYFWTKVAFDPNIHGQCLDMTIIIAMTYVYSAFAVICDFTVAILPIFLVRKLHMKKQTKIAVVGILSMACIASSAVIIRIPFVHTFNDPDFLYATVEIALWSNIEVGLGITAGSLATLRPLLRHWLGSRTDPTYPSPFPGRSGSRLPGGASHDRPFPLGSLDESVQNRLRPDKLAVTVTTVQSQDHNGSWHGGSSPNSSEERLTAQGSPALPAVGGEMGLGIHRTFEVTQTSTSQTVREHF, from the exons ATGTCGGTGGCAGTCGTCACGGTGATTCTACGATGTTATGTGCGTGGATGGTTAGTGAAGGCATTTGGTTGGGATGACGGAGCAATGGTGGTTGCATTG TTATTCTACGTGATGTTTTCCGCCTGCATGATCGGAGGCAGTGTATGGGGTACTGGACGAAGATACAAAGATTTAACGGCGGTGCAACGCGTGACGGCCATGAGG TACTGGTGGCTATGTGAAATCGCCTACTGTTTCGCCTCCGTCGGCGGCAAAATCTCCATCTGTATCTTCCTGATGCGCATCACCGTCAAACGAGAACATATCTGGTCGCTCTATATCGTCATGATCCTGACGGTCATCGCCGGTCTCGTCTTCATGTTCCTCATGCTGCTGCAGTGTAAACCGCTGGAGTATTTCTGGACCAAGGTCGCTTTCGATCCGAATATTCACGGCCAGTGTCTCGACATGACGATCATTATCGCCATGACGTATGTGTATAGTGCGTTCGCGGTGATATGCGATTTCACCGTGGCGATTTTGCCGATCTTCTTGGTTAGGAAGTTGCATatgaagaagcagacgaaGATTGCTGTGGTCGGGATTTTGAGTATGGCTTGCAT TGCTTCCTCGGCCGTCATTATTCGTATACCCTTTGTTCATACCTTTAACGATCCGGACTTTCTGT ACGCAACGGTTGAAATCGCCCTCTGGTCCAATATCGAAGTTGGTCTAGGTATCACGGCTGGAAGTCTCGCTACCCTTCGTCCACTCCTCCGTCACTGGCTCGGTTCTCGAACCGATCCCACATAtccctctccctttcccGGTCGTTCCGGATCGCGACTTCCCGGTGGTGCCAGTCACGATCGACCTTTTCCGTTGGGGTCGCTGGATGAGAGCGTCCAGAACCGACTCCGGCCGGATAAGTTAGCGGTTACGGTGACAACAGTGCAAAGTCAGGACCACAATGGCTCGTGGCATGGAGGATCGAGTCCGAATAGTAGCGAAGAACGCTTGACGGCCCAGGGCTCCCCTGCATTGCCGGCGGTAGGGGGTGAGATGGGTTTGGGCATTCATCGGACATTCGAAGTCACGCAGACGAGTACCTCGCAGACGGTGAGGGAACACTTCTAG
- a CDS encoding tyrosinase family protein (predicted protein), whose translation MTYTRHSIQQLQEWYDAGNREPLDKFVRAFKYIQSLPADHDDSFHKLGGYHGEPFHYEKAPPNRSSKWWGGYCFHGCVLFPTWHRAYMLRFEQALRTAPGCEDVTLPFWDECAGLVGRPSVGLRPHHLIPRVLTMRTYELDGQTIPNPLFSFKLKQKIEDLTVGKEQHYSKPEGYETVRYPLSGMVGTQEDEENTKIHNARFSDAESERLLNVNVTNWLITGPRHIPTRQGAKPPSDTTSILARYLKCLDTDTYTIFSNTTSQTKLMEKLCRERNEGHWLMSLESPHNGIHLAIGGFFQQGEDGTNADEIDDANGDMGDNETAGFDPIFFLHHCFIDYMFWQWQLRHGATETLTIDEGDPGAKVPEGGILDLPEGEQLTMDTPLPPFVKPGEKNYYTSKDMVNIESLGYTYGSGSLDKHHAPILHAPHVPVKQMVKISSIFRSKHKGSFVIRTYATGPGCPEPIEIGREPILNRWNVSQCANCQNHLEAVSMIPLDAEMLALLLGDDWEKENRTVDEIKYQVEIHARSEKTPSNEKRKRGKFFFSPTPLVGRLVPGGGLPAILKPPVFNVPKDMPTVEHLLRNKSFRVERTA comes from the coding sequence ATGACTTATACACGCCATTCCATTCAGCAGCTCCAGGAGTGGTACGATGCCGGGAACCGTGAACCCTTGGACAAATTCGTCAGGGCCTTCAAATATATCCAGAGTCTTCCTGCAGACCACGACGACTCCTTCCACAAACTCGGCGGATACCACGGCGAACCATTTCATTACGAAAAGGCACCGCCCAATCGATCAAGCAAGTGGTGGGGAGGTTATTGTTTCCATGGCTGTGTGCTCTTTCCAACCTGGCACCGAGCTTATATGCTTCGGTTTGAGCAAGCTCTTCGAACGGCGCCCGGATGTGAGGATGTCACGCTTCCATTCTGGGATGAGTGCGCTGGGCTTGTCGGCAGGCCTTCTGTGGGCCTTCGTCCACATCATCTCATCCCGCGCGTCCTTACTATGCGCACTTACGAGCTGGACGGCCAAACCATTCCCAATCCTCTTTTCTCGTTCAAATTGAAACAGAAGATCGAGGATCTCACCGTCGGCAAGGAACAACATTACAGCAAACCGGAGGGTTATGAAACCGTGCGATATCCCCTGTCGGGAATGGTTGGAACccaggaagacgaagagaacACGAAGATTCACAATGCCAGGTTCAGCGATGCGGAGAGTGAAAGATTGCTCAATGTGAATGTTACGAACTGGCTCATTACCGGCCCGCGACACATCCCTACACGTCAAGGTGCAAAGCCTCCTAGTGATACAACCTCGATCCTTGCAAGATATCTAAAGTGCTTAGACACCGATACGTACACCATCTTCTCGAATACCACCTCACAAACCAAgttgatggagaagctcTGCAGGGAGCGGAATGAGGGGCATTGGCTTATGTCGTTGGAAAGCCCTCACAACGGTATTCATCTGGCCATCGGGGGCTTTTTccagcaaggagaagatggaacAAACGCCGACGAGATTGACGATGCCAATGGTGATATGGGCGACAATGAGACTGCTGGATTTGATCCgattttcttcctccatcacTGCTTTATCGACTATATGTTCTGGCAGTGGCAACTGAGACATGGAGCCACGGAGACCCTCACCATCGATGAGGGTGATCCTGGAGCAAAGGTCCCCGAGGGAGGAATCCTTGATTTACCAGAAGGGGAACAATTAACCATGGACACCCCACTGCCACCATTCGTGAAGCCGGGTGAAAAGAACTATTACACATCGAAGGACATGGTGAACATTGAGAGCCTTGGTTATACCTATGGATCGGGGTCTTTGGACAAGCACCATGCGCCCATTTTGCATGCGCCGCACGTCCCCGTCAAACAAATGGTCAAGATTTCAAGCATCTTCCGGAGCAAACACAAGGGATCATTTGTCATACGTACCTACGCCACAGGTCCAGGATGCCCGGAACCCATCGAGATCGGTCGTGAGCCCATTCTGAATCGATGGAACGTCAGCCAGTGTGCAAACTGCCAGAATCACCTCGAGGCTGTTTCAATGATACCCTTGGATGCCGAaatgcttgctcttcttctgggtGATGactgggagaaggaaaatcgGACAGTGGACGAAATCAAGTACCAAGTTGAGATTCACGCTCGTTCAGAAAAGACGCCAAGCAACgaaaaacgaaagagagggaaattcttcttttcgccgACGCCGCTCGTTGGCCGTCTTGTACCCGGCGGCGGTCTTCCGGCTATCTTGAAGCCTCCTGTTTTTAATGTGCCCAAAGACATGCCTACCGTGGAGCATTTGCTTAGGAACAAGTCATTCCGGGTGGAACGAACAGCCTGA